CAAAAAAAGCACAGATAATAAACATACTATTAAAAAAATATTTTAAAAGTGAAGAGAGAGCACAAATATTATTTTGGTTAAAAACCCAAACAGTAAGTAAATTACACAATAAATTATATTTTCCCAAAAAGGTAATAAAATTTTTAAAAGAGTATTTAAAAGCATGTTATGCGTTTGGAATAAAAAAAGAAGCAAAAATAAGTCGAATAAGAGAACTTGCAGTAATAGAAGCATTAATAGAGAGAAAGGGAATTGCGGACGAACCAAGTGAACTAAAGTATTTAGAAGAGTATTTACAAAACCTAACAACTAGATTACCTGCGAAATATGTAACAGCACATGCAAGAAATTATAGAAGAACATCAAGAACAGTAATAAAGAAAAAACAAAAAATAAAACCAAGAAACATAAGAAAATATAAAATAAAGAAAAGTAGCCGAAAGGTACTTGAAAAAATCCGTTCAATTTATAGTATTGGTGTAAGAAAGAGATTTAAATATAGAAAAACCCCCTTAAGTCTGAAAAGATCGACAAAAATTTCGAGAAAAATTTTACAGAAACATAGAAAAGCGAAAAAACAAGGTTTAAAAATAGAGAAACCATTAATATTAGTAAGTTATTATTACTATTTTAAAAAATTAAGATATGATAGAATAGTTTTAGATAAATTAAATTATAAAGATCGAGAATTAAGAATGTCAATGAATGGTAAAAGTAAATTAAGTAAATTTTTACTATATTTATTAATGCGAGTATATTTAAAAAAAAGTATTTATAAAAGAACCGATATCAGAGCAGGATTATTAAGAATAAAAAAAGCACAGCAAACGAAAAAATTAGCACTAAAATTAAAATTATTAGAAAGGGATTTAGTCGATGATATAAAAGGAATCACAAGTAAATCAAAAAAATATATAGGAGTGGTAAAAAAAACAATATTAATAAAAGTCTTAATAAAAGTCTTAAGAAGTTTATTAAAAGCAAATATATTAACAAAAAAAGAAGCGAAAAGAAGACGTAAAATAAAAGAGTTAATAAAAATATTTTTATATCCATTATTAATAACGAAAAGACAAATACAAAAAGTAAGATTAAGAAAAAAAAATAAAATATATTTATTAATGGCTCAAATATTTTTATACAATATAAAACAATTAGTAGTAAGTGTAAATTATAGTATAAATTTTTTTGGAATCATTGGATCAAGTATAACAGCGGAATACGTAGTAAGACGATTAAAAGAACGATTAGAATTAACGAAACGAAATGGATCAGCTTTATTATTAAAGGTAATGGCAAAATTAATGCGTTCGCAACATGTCGTAGGATGTAAAGTAAAATATTCCGGAAGATTAACCGGAAATTCAATGGCACAGCAAAAGGTAGAATCAAGAGGATTAATAGGAAATAGTAATATGAATGTATATATAGATTATGCACAGGATAATTTAGTAAGAAAACATGGAAAATGTGGATTAAAATTATGGATAGTACGAAATTTATTAACATATATGCCATATAAATATGTATATACATATAATTTTTAAAAAGAAAAAAAATGAAAATACCAAATAGACAAAAATTTACAAAAAATCATAAAAGAAATTTAATAACAAAAGAAACAAGAAAAACAGGATTAGTATTAGGAAACTATGGAATAAAAGCCACAGAAACAGGATATTTAAAAATGAAACAAATGGAACGAATAAAAGGAGATTTAGTAAAAAAATTAAAAGATAATATGGATATTTATTTTAATTTTTATCCTTTATTTGGTTTAACAAATAAAGGAACAGCACGTATGGGAGCAGGAAAAGGAGAAGTATCGGAATGGTATGTTTTAGTAAAAAAAGGAAGCATAGTAGTCGAATTTATAAAGTCACGAATGACTGCAGGAGCAATGCAGAAAGTAATTCGTTATAGTGCAAATAAATGGCCAATCAAAGTAAGAATGACACAAATAAAACAGGGATTATATGAAAAAAAAATATGATAATTAAAGGAAGTAATTTTAGTGTAATGGATAATTCAGGAGCAAGAAAAGTACAATGTATTCAAACATTAGAAGGAAAAAAACCAACAAGCTTATTAAGAGTTGGTGATAAAATTGTAGTTGTAATAAAAAAAATGGAAAAAAGAAAAGGAGGAAAATACAAATTAAAAGTAAAAAAAAGTGATGTATGTTATGCAGTAATAGTAAAAAGTAAACAACCAGTAAGACGAAAATCAGGGATTATAGTTAATGCAGGGGAAAATGGAGTAATCTTATTAACAAAAACAAAAGAACCAATAGGAACACGATTAACAGGAGTAGTATTTAAAGAAGTACAACGAACGGGATTATTAAAAAATGTATCAATATCAAAATATATAATATAATGGATAATTTACAAACCTATAAATTAAGATTATTAGATAAATATGTATTAAATAAATGTATGAGTTTAAATAGAAGCAATACAAGTACAATAGCATTAGATCATGTAAATATAAAAATGAATTATAGAAAGAAAAAAAAAGAAGTGTATCAAATGATAGAATTAATAACATTATTTGAACAAATAACAGGAGAAAAACCATTGATAAAATTAAATGAAAGTACTGAAAAAAATAATGTAGTAAAATTAGAAGATTTTAAATTAGCAGTAAGATTGCATAAGCAGAAAGCAAAGTATTTTTTAAATGCATTGTGTTATGTAGGATTAGGAGAAAGAAAATATTTAACATTAAAAGAAGAAAATAATATCGATTTAGCGCAATTAAAATTATCTTATAGATATAAAAATTTAAAAATATTTAGACCAATACTAATAAGAAAAGATATGAATTTAGAAGCAAGATTAGCAATAGATATCCAATATAAAACAATAGGAATAAATAATGGACAATTAACAAAATATAAATTTTAT
This Dictyostelium discoideum mitochondrion, complete genome DNA region includes the following protein-coding sequences:
- the rpl16 gene encoding ribosomal protein L16, whose translation is MKIPNRQKFTKNHKRNLITKETRKTGLVLGNYGIKATETGYLKMKQMERIKGDLVKKLKDNMDIYFNFYPLFGLTNKGTARMGAGKGEVSEWYVLVKKGSIVVEFIKSRMTAGAMQKVIRYSANKWPIKVRMTQIKQGLYEKKI
- the rpl14 gene encoding ribosomal protein L14, which gives rise to MIIKGSNFSVMDNSGARKVQCIQTLEGKKPTSLLRVGDKIVVVIKKMEKRKGGKYKLKVKKSDVCYAVIVKSKQPVRRKSGIIVNAGENGVILLTKTKEPIGTRLTGVVFKEVQRTGLLKNVSISKYII
- the rpl5 gene encoding ribosomal protein L5; amino-acid sequence: MDNLQTYKLRLLDKYVLNKCMSLNRSNTSTIALDHVNIKMNYRKKKKEVYQMIELITLFEQITGEKPLIKLNESTEKNNVVKLEDFKLAVRLHKQKAKYFLNALCYVGLGERKYLTLKEENNIDLAQLKLSYRYKNLKIFRPILIRKDMNLEARLAIDIQYKTIGINNGQLTKYKFYLWKKNEFRITE